The genomic region GAAAGTGGAGGGGGGGAAACATTGTAGAAGATGCGAAAGCAGAAGGATATATAAAATGGGAACACTGGAACCTAAGGGCCTCAACATAGACTTCAATCTAAGGTCCTTTTTAGGAGAAGTCTTTATCTAAACTTATGTACAATATACCTTCTTGATATAtacaaattgtataaaaaaaaacctccctatatatactgtatgtaacaaatatgcaaattttaaCTAATAATGTGGAGAATTGATGGATTGAGTATAAGGTAATAGATTAGGTAATTTTTAAAGGGTAATTAATCAAGTAACCCTATAAGATAAAAATGTCAATCAAGCCTGGGTCCTTCTCAGGGCTGCTTGCGCTTGCCCCGCCTACTCGCCCAGCTTCGGGCAGGCACCCTTGCACACAGACTCAGTGCACCTTCAGACTGAACAATGGAGCTCAGGAGATGGTCGAAGACCAGCGACTCATCTCCCCTCCCACTCTTCCCCCTCGACAATGTGTTTTCCACACtacacaatagtgatgtgcgggccgacccaataccTGCGGGAcgggcgggtttgggtcgacctcgcGCTGCTCCTCGTGGGTGGccggcgggtgcgggttgagctcttctcctgccctCCCTGCCCGCCAcgttcaaatgccggcatccaacttccggttttatagtctcgcgtctgctcgccccgtcccttttgttacatcattgtgatgtcatctgcagggtggcacgggtctataaaaggaccccggaagcgagGGTGGGCGCGGGCTGCAGCAGGGTGGGTTAGGGCCAGGTGCGGGTCACACATGCACAGGGCATCGAACAATTAGGTTGCGAGGGGAGCAGAATGGAGCACAGGCAGGCAAGCAAGGCAGGCAGGCAAGTGAGGAGCTAAGAGAAGTGATCCACTGATTTAAAGCAGCTGTGTCCCAGCAGTGACACATTTAGCCTGCTTAACGCTGAAACTGTTTAGATTTAACTCCACTCGTCACCCACCCtgctcctcccccctccccaatGAATTTCCCTGCACTACACAACGAGGAGGGGGTGGGTCGCAGGGGgaagcagtagggttgccaccttttctggaaaaaaataccggccttcctatatatttaactttttttcctattaataacattgggatcagccatcatttctaccggccaggccggtaaaataccggccaggtggcaaccctaggccgcAGTGATGATCAGATAGAGGGAGAACGCTTGCTTTACAAACGGCTTCAGCATAAATCTGTGCACGTAAGGGGAGGGTGCCTGGAAGACTTCCAAGCTGCAAATAACTAGCATAAAGCGGCCTTGGAAAAATCCATCTATTATGTTTCTAGAAAGTGGTAGAAAGGGGTTTACCCCCCACATCCCAGGTGTCCAAAATGTGCAGCCTTAAGTtcctaaactacagctcccacgtggcaggtatATGGCAGAGAGATGGACATACTGTAGGACAGTTATGTGCAGACATGGAACAGACACACAGGCAGGGAGATGGGAGGAGTTTTCCAAGCTAcagcagagttcagcctgtcagtcagtgctgtgaccatttcctgtgagagaatgaacagacactcccacctctcattgcagctctgatataatgacacttttagcaggtaaaacacattcaaaacttttttttcctgcatcactacattgtttggggaaagattaatcatatatctgaatatgaaggttatgtaaaatgtcccctttaatcttAGTACAATCTAGCCAGTTAATATGTAATATATCCTACACAAGAAACTTTTATTTGGATGTTTAAATTCAGTCATATTCCAGTTATATACTTCTATACCATGGCAcatatactgtttatttaaaggggtagttcacctttaaatgaacttgtagtatattatagaatgactaattctaagcaacttttgacatggtcttcattatttataatctttgaattatttgccttcttctcctgatgctttccagctttcaaatgggggtcaaaaaccacaaaaaatgaaaaccaattgcaaattgtctcagaatatcacccgtACATAATactatgggacaaatttactaaagggcgaagtgactaatgcgtgCAGAAATTcgctagcgtgacgtcattttggtacatcgctgatttactaacttcgtaactggcgtaacttcgctagcgaaggagatagactctagcggtacttcgctccctaatgcctggcgaatttgcgctcgggcgaatggacgtaactacgcaaattcactaatatgtggattttactgaacgttctctcttgcgccagacttgccttcgccacctcagaccaggcgaagtgcaatagagtagataggacttcctcaaaaaatagttgaacattttttcatttaatttaagtcccaaaaaacttttactttttcagggtgataggctgaaaaagagcatgattttttgggggggtaactggcttcccccctacatttcctaacatatggcacataaactatacagtggactcatgtgtagggcaatataaaaactctattttattaagttttcccgggattgtgtagtgtaatgtatttgctgcaacatatacgtccattcaactttaacttcctgccgaatgcaaattaggcaacgctagcgcaacttcgcttcacttggcgcaattacgctagcgcaacttccccggcatcctggacgcaacttcggattttagtgaattagcaatgtcctggcaaatctacgcctggcgaagtgtggcagagtgagtgaagccgtcgctgatgaattttcggaggttagtgaatttaaaGTTGCACAACCCCTTTGAGTGCCACTACACTTTACATTGGGATATTTATATGTCTTCACTTCTTGATCATTGTACAGTTTGGCTGTTATTCACATGTAGGTACGTATTGGGTATAGGTGGCTATAAAGCGCAATACCCAGGTTTATTCTCGTCCAACATGTCTAATAAAACTCTTTTGTCATTAATAGCACGTGTTACCTGATGCAGCAGGGCCAATGGCCGCTATAAATCAGACTAATGGAACTGCGTGACGTGTGGGTGGCTTCTGCTTATTCTTGGGCCCTCAGAGTTACCACACAACAGCATTATGTGTAAACAGCCTCCAATAACCCCCTAATATTAAGGACACACACCTTACACAGACCAGCAAGTATGTAAACAGGTTCGCAGCCACAAGGGAAGACTGAATAAAATcctgccccaaaaaaaaatcctaaagatAGTCAGCGTAAACAACTACTAAGTGGAGCACTGTAGTAGCGTACGGCTCCAGCCAATCCCCGCGTGACCACCATTTGACGAAGGCGCCGAAGGTCACGTGACGGAGACGTTCGTGACGTCACCCACGGCGTCTTATCTACTGGGAACTAGCAGCTACCTTGGGCTCTAGGCTGGAGCTGCATGAAGACAACAGAGCTAACGGAGCATCCGGTAGGTAAATGATTGTGTGACCCGATGCACGATCGGACCTATGAGAGCACGATTCCAAATGTACCGAGGGAGGGGACAGCGCtactgcaaacttttttttacgaGTTGTTGTACCTCAGATGTCCCCACTCGTTCCTCCGTGTGGAAGTTGCAGAATGTGATATAGATCTGCATTATACTGTTAGCAACTGTGCTAATGACTTTTTAGGGTTCTGCCTTGTACTGCCTGGTAGCATCACACCCCTAGCAACAAATGGAACGTACCATCTAAAATGGCCCTGTGTTATCAGGAAAGAAAACttaggtgtgtgtttgtgtgtgaatgGAAACTGACACATGAAATACAGTCTGATGTAATTCTGTCTGAAATATGAAGAGAAATCTATATACAAAGTCTTTTTGCATAGCAGGGAACCATTTCCTTCTCTGAACACAATTTATTTCCTTATCTGGAACTTGTATTTGGTGGGGGAGGGCACCCTCTGTTTTCCCCAAACGTTAATCGTCATATGAGTTCTGTGTGttcattttcctttattattaaCTTGAGTGGTCTTGTGAGTTTCAGTATCCGTATTATTTGTACAGCTATGGcgtctcttatccagaatgcttcctGGAAATTCCAGCAGTTCTGTCAGTCTGCTAcaagcattgctgtatttctgagctttctggataatgggtttccagataatagatcccacaccctATTATTTTTACCTTTCATAATGGTTTCAAGTATATATGAATTAGTTAGACATAGTGTAGTTTCAATGAAATGCCTATGTGGTTATTTGGAAATTTGCAAATAACTATCGTATGGCAAGACTATCACCCCCTTCCCCTCTCTACTGCCttcttaagctgcccatagacgcaaagatcctatcgtatgaatcgtggattcgtacgattttcggaccgtgtgtggagagtcccgacatttttcgtccagcggagatcggtcatttggtcgatcggacaggtttgattttgtcccaacaacaaaatttcctgggccccctgggctgcgcccaccgcaagccccgcctacgggtccgccccccaccacacagtaaaaaaaacaaaaaaatattggtggctagggttcccacatgttaataaaaaataaaaagatgttggtggtcagggccccccataaaaaaacatttgtggccagggaccccccattaaaaaatattggtggctaggaccccacatgagaaaaaaaaattgatggccaaaattggtggccagggccccttaaacgtccatgccttcccgaagtcagcagctctcagaaagatggggggcccagataatcaagtaagtgtggcgtggccggacccccttaccctcgggccccctacaactctcccccctgtccccccctgatggctgccctgcccaccggagcccattgcgctctcatcgtaatctgatcattcagccatagggccgaacgttcagattacccccgatatagccatgcccgtaaatggcatatcggggaaagatcggctcatttggcaatgtcgccaaacgagcggatcttttcgtctatagccacctttactctttttcaatcaataaaaaagcaaattaaaaaaaaaatgcagatgagGTATTTCATGGGCTGTGGAAGGGCTTCCAGTATGGATTCAGGAAGAGTGAGAGACCTGGGGTATTtttgtcaaagagtgaagttagagatcagtCCGCTAGCGTGAAGGGTGAATGTtgcccctttgataaatacacctttaaaaatcctatagaaatgaatggagagagacgatatttcacgctagtggactgtggtgatctctaacttcactctttgataaatataccccctaatgTTTCAGCAGCATGCACGTTCATTCACAATGATGTGTTTTCCTTAGGCTTCACACTAAAACTTAATGGTGCTGCATAgtgaaataaataattgtaaaatatattatttataaagtgattGGCATGGGCTGTTTACACACCCTAAGCAGTTATCTGAACTGCACAAGCTAGCTGCTCCTCAGCCTAAGCATAATGGAGCCCTGAGTGATATCTTCTCTatggtttttatatttgttttctcccttgtgtttcattcattttcagaGTCAACATTGAATATCATTTGTGGGTACTACtaggccatttttttttacttgatattACTGGTACCTTAAAATTGGGAGAGTTTTCAAATATGCCTAATCTTAGGTAAACGATTGAGCATAACGCTGCAATGTGTAACCTTTGTGTTTGTAAGTGTCTAGGTTTGACTGTTCGCATGTATAGCATGACCTCCCTCTCTAATCTTTGAGAGCAGGGTCTCTGCACTGATGGGTATGCAACTCTGTCACAGGACACCTCTCGCTCCTCATCTTACATGACCTGACTAACCTCATATCCGAGCAGCGGTGTCTATGTATGACAAGCACTCAATGGAGTCCAGTTCACTTTAATAATCCATCCAAAATTGTATATGTAATCTCTTAGTGGCTGTCTTGGCACATATTCAGAAGTAACACAGTCTAATGTCCAATGAAATCCACCTGAGTGTAGTTAACCCAGGagtgctcatactttactaatgtgaggtctacttttaatgatgttgtcccattatgatctactttCATAAAAGCTttatcattctgttccatggaaaatattacttaaatattgatttatgagaaaatgtatattgctatatttaacaaacaactactTCTTATGTAACcttcacataataaatatctgaatgaaaagcgtAAAATTGGAGGGTGATTttgacaagctgtttgttggcagtgtcttgagaGAACGGACAGATTCggaaagattagtcgcccggcgacaaatctcctcttcttcggggcgactaatctccctgaactgccttggCACTccgagtgcttcgttttccagagttgcccgaagtttcctcgtgaggcaacttcggaaaacgaaacgttccgagattagtcgccccgaggaagaggagatttgtcgctaggtgactaatctcctcgaatctgaccgtgtgtctctgccctaaaggtctactggtagatcacaatctaccttttgggcacccctgagttAATCTAAACAGCCATGTAATCCCTGCAGCACCATGGTCTTGCAACATAGGTATCCTCTTTCATTCCGCCCTCTCCTTcagctttttttctctttgcctctctctctctttttttttccatacagaaCTCCTGCTGACTGCACAAATCTTATTTGTTCACAAAATATATTCGTGCtaaatataaaactttaaaaatgagttgttggttttttttaattaccaccCCATGTTTCTTCTTtagaacaatgtaggtttctatacatatatattgcataaaacagctcatgtctaaaaccctgcttcatgtaaataaaccatttccataataatatacatttttagttgtatgtatcattgggtaatcctaaatagaaaatttccatattaaaaaataagggccacaaaccatacatgttagttcACATGGGCCAGTTAACAgacacagttctgtcttttgcttccacacttctttctgtcaCAGTTggtggtggttcaaggcaagagatgtaaaagggcaatatttacttagatatttatatactagtttggtaagattctttaatatgccacttaatttgatataatctgttgcttaagtattcatttctaGGGTATAGTTTCATTTAATAAACATGGTTACCAACTCTCTAAACTATTACAAGTCGATACATTATTTCAAGTATTGCACCCAAAAGCGCCAACATTTACAGTCTTCTCTAAAACCAGTGATTTGGCAGCACCAGGAAGTTGGGCAAGAACCAGTATATGCCTTTAGTGCAAGACATTGCACAAATTATTAATATTTCTTCAATTAAACTAATAGGCACATTtttgtttgtgttaaaaaaaggaggTATATGTTGAccagttttttgtttaaatttgttccttgtatattttgtattgtcCTTAAATGTTCTTTTTAGATGGAACATTTGTTCGTAAGAGAACTTTCACTCAGGATATCCAGATGAGGGCAAGTGACTCAAGGTATGTTTAGAGATTTACTATAATACACTTTTCCCTCAATTGAAAGTTGTATTGACAAGTACAttgctgatgtgttttttttcccctgtgtctTAGGGATGGTCTCTCACCAAAGGTGCTGTCTCCTGCAGATACCTGGACAGAACAATGCCTCAGCTGCAGCCTGCGTCTAACAGGACCTGCTATGGTAGCAATCGTTTCTCAATCACATTTTGCTAATTTGGACCTTATCTGCCATTTCTAACCTAGTACCTAGCAGGGCAGGTTTTCACAACTCTTTTATTGTTGCACACGAAGGAGACTGGTCCCAAGTAACAAGGACATTTTATAAAACAACACATGATGTAGACATCGATATTCTGAAACCATATgcaatttacatagttacatattacatagttaagttgggttgaaaaaaggccaaagtacatcaagttcaacccgtccAAATCATACCCAGcgcacatacatacaaacactcacactgacccctccatacacttacataaactatatataccaatatctttaCTAGATTTTGATTAtgattgtccaagaaatcatccaagcccattttaaagggcaagtcaaccccaaattaaaaatgtgcctaataaaagaaaacctaattctaagcaacttaatatacatttattaaaaatatttcaaaatactgACAACATGCCTATATTCTATTCAGGCATTTGTAATATACAGCATTCAAAACAAGTATAAACCATGAATGTTATTGTaaagtaccatttttttttaactaaaactcaaattgaattcctCATGATTGACTTCAGGATTTGGTGAATATGTAATTTTGTGGTCTTCTGATTTTATAACATTCTAAGGTCCTATATCCTAATGTTTGTTGCCTCGCGCTTTAGTGGAGTTTCTGCTTTTCATAGGTTGTGTCTCATTACAAGTTCCATCCTGAATGCTTCTCATGTTCTGGCTGCAAAGCAATGATTGGAGAGGGTGAATCCTTTAGCCTTGTGCAGGGGACAGCATTGTACTGGTGAGAGCTATTCATTAATGCATGTTTAGAAACATTATGGAATCCTTTACTCTTTCATATAACTTGTTTTGTAATTGCAGTGGTCCATGTCAAAAGCTGCTACTTTTACAGCCAAAGTTTGAGGGTCTTTGCAGTGAGTCGGCAAAGGAGCAGGATCCTCACATGTTAACTCTTCTGCGTTTCCCACCTCAAGCTGGAGGCAACAGGGGGTTCTCTGTGTCTGCAGAGAACATGCAGGTCACACAGTGAGTACATATCTTCCAATCTTTCCATTATCACATTGTGGTTTTGGACctctttactactactactactactactactaaatacAAAGCACATGATTGTATGTTGGGATGCACAGCATATCATTGTACATGTGATCTAGTATTCATGTGTCCCAAATAAGCTTCCACAAACAATTTGTATTccattagggtaaggtcacacctggagattctggTAGATTTAATCTCCCGGAATGGCTTCCccgtcttccgcctgctataatgaaaaaaaacgccTGCCGCGAGTGCCTGGCATGGCACTCGTGGCTCTTCGTTTTACAAAGTCACATGCCGCAGGCATTTTCTCATTGTAGCAGGCGGATGACATGGGGAAGCAgtccagggagattagttgccccaacgAAGAGGCAACAACGTACTCTGATAACCAGTGATAACTTCTCCATTGTGTTTGCCTCTTATGAAGACCAGTGGTTCTGGgcaccttttaaaggggttgttcaactttgagttatgtaatgttccatttttgttttttttttaagttatttaacctTTTTAGCCTTTTAGCAGCTCtcaggtttgcaatttcagcaatctggttgctaggtccaaATTGCCAtagtaaccatgtattgatttgaataagagactggaatatgaataggagagttccTGAATACAACAATGAGTAACAATAAGAAgtaatagccttacagagcatttgtttttagatgggggtcagtggcctcttttaaaaagctggaaagagtcagaagaagaaggcatataattaaaaaaaaactaaaaaaaacaactaatgaaggcaaattgaaaagttgcttaaaattggcaatTCTGTAAATgttaccttgaaggtgaaccacccctttaaagtctgcATTCAGCCCAGAGATTTCCAGTTGTTGGATGCTGTATTCCAGACTAAATTTGTTTAATTTCCTGTAAGGGTCAGCGCAGAAAATCGGAACTTGCTATACCAGGGAGACCGCATTCTGGAGATTAATGGATCCCCTGTTGGAACACTAAGCTCAAATGAGGTTAGAATAAAATTCTTCTTCTGTAAATGGGCAGAAATAGTAAACATCTGAAAAATACCCTTTGGTTATTTTACAGGACCGGTGAGCTGCTGTCAACTTACAGCTTCTTCCCTTTAACCATTCTAGGCTGACGATTTGCTTTGCTCAACAAACCAGACCCTACAGCTTCTAGTAGAGCACAATCCCCCATCTAACTTACCAGTGGATAATGCTCCCCCGAAATCTCCCTCTTTTCGCTCAACAGAGGGAAAGGGTAGCACCGAGGGCACCATGAAACGCAGCTCCATCCGGTCAGACTCTGCCTGCCTTTCAGTGCTTCAGTTTCTACTCTACAAGTTCTCCCTAATGTTACCCTTGTAGCCTACTGTTTTCAGAACTGTATATAACTTTTCTTCTATTCTGGTGGTCCCTCTTTCCTGTATTCACTAGTATGCAACAAAACATGCAGCCCACTTTTAGTTCTACATGTGCTACTTGATTCTTTCTATTGCTGTTTGTACTTACACCTATTTGAGATGAACTAACACAAGTGCTAATTTCTCAGCGTGGTTATCCATAGCAAACCATCAACAATTTTCATCAGTCTAGTACACTGAAAACCACAGCAGAGATTGTATTGTATATCTGTAGCTGTTTGGTTCACTTAATTTTTCTCCATGATAACTGTATATATCATTCACTTTATGACTTTCCAGGGTGTCCCCTATCCTTTTTTCACTTTCATACATGTACCCAGTCTGCAATAATATCCACTTAATGTCATTCCTTTATCTCATTATGTGGTGCCTACAGGCGTAGTAATAGCAACACCCGTTCCCCAGGAACCTGCTGTCCCAAAGATCCTCGATCTGTGTCACGGTCGGAGTCTCTGAGATGTGGAGTTGGTGGAGTTCAGCAGATTTTTCGTCCATGTGAGCTATTGCATGGAGAGGAACTGGGGAAGGGTTTCTTTGGACGGGCCATTAAGGTATGCACTAATCATTTTACTAGAAGACCGTATACATTCTTTTACATTAGTTGATTAAACTTTTCTTTGTGCTTATAGGTGACACACAGAGCAACTGGGAGGGTAATGGTCATGAAGGAATTAATACAATTTGATGAACAGACACAGAAAAGTTTCCTAACAGAAGTAAGTAAACACTGAATACACGAAATACAAGACATGTACAGCATCTTGTATTCAATCAAGTCTAAATTTCTTATTTACTGAATAACCCATCCCACATCATTTTGTTCTTGGTGATATTTTATTAGAAAACTCTGAAACTTTGAATTCTGTTTTTAACTTGGCATAGTGGTAGCAATGTGTCCTGAAAGCCATATGTAAGGCACCCCTCTGTGATTATAATCGCTTACCTTAGACCCCATAACAACGCTCATGTTCACTGAAAATTGCACCAGTCCATCCAGGGTAGTTCTGTAGGAGCACCACATCATTATATTCCCACTCGTTTCTTCTCTGTGGCCTCAGGTCAGGTGGGGATGTGGCACTTCTACAGTAGTAACCTGTGCCAGTGCTGTTTTCAGATCAAGAGCACTGTTCTGAAACACTTACCGGGTcacaggtaagtgattataatgagtgggggtgcctaacattgtgGCACCCCCCTCCCCTCAGTGACcatacctttcattctcctttaacccatATGAAAAACTGCTGAAGCATTtccaaaggtttaaaaaaaatatgaataaactgGTTATTTGCTGTCTTTCAGGTAAAGGTCATGCGTTCTCTGGATCACCCCAATGTGTTGCGATTTATTGGGGTTCTCTACAAAGATAGTAGATTGAACCTATTGACCGAGTTCATAGAGTGTGGAACTTTGAAGGATTACCTGCGAGCGGTAAGGAaattgatggatggatggaaaTTGAGTTCATATTACAGTAATGGCCACATCAACAGAAACTAGCTTGTTAGAGTGCAGTTACATATTGCATTTGTATtgaaacattatggggcatatttatttctGTCTGGTGGAGTGTGATGAACTGTgatttcacactttaataaaaatgccCCTCTAGTGGATAGAACAAGGAGCTGTACAGTAGGCCAGTGCAGGTCTGTGCTACTCCATCTGTCTTTTACACATGTAATATGACTCGTTGTGAGAAAGatgcccat from Xenopus laevis strain J_2021 chromosome 1S, Xenopus_laevis_v10.1, whole genome shotgun sequence harbors:
- the limk2.S gene encoding LIM domain kinase 2 yields the protein RHPRRLIYWELAATLGSRLELHEDNRANGASDGTFVRKRTFTQDIQMRASDSRDGLSPKVLSPADTWTEQCLSCSLRLTGPAMVVSHYKFHPECFSCSGCKAMIGEGESFSLVQGTALYCGPCQKLLLLQPKFEGLCSESAKEQDPHMLTLLRFPPQAGGNRGFSVSAENMQVTQVSAENRNLLYQGDRILEINGSPVGTLSSNEADDLLCSTNQTLQLLVEHNPPSNLPVDNAPPKSPSFRSTEGKGSTEGTMKRSSIRRSNSNTRSPGTCCPKDPRSVSRSESLRCGVGGVQQIFRPCELLHGEELGKGFFGRAIKVTHRATGRVMVMKELIQFDEQTQKSFLTEVKVMRSLDHPNVLRFIGVLYKDSRLNLLTEFIECGTLKDYLRADYCPWQQKVSFAKDIACGMAYLHSMSIIHRDLNSHNCLIKLDGTAVVADFGLSRLIVEEKLLSPPERPPTKKRTLGKNNRKKRYTVVGNPYWMAPEMLNGKDYDETVDIFSFGIVLCEIIGQVYADPDCLPRTLDFGLNVRLFWEKFVPKDCPPGFFPLATACCHLEPDRRPDFPHLHDALTALSLFVGELGIPLPSELEYMEHSVQLQYGLTRECSKLEEGASE